CCGTTAATATACCTTGTATATTAGTGTGCTTTTTAGCAAGCTAGGTAACCTGAACTTTGGATAATAAATCTATCTCAAGTAGCTACTTTCAGCGCTAACTGCGTTGAATTTACTTGCAATAGGCCAGCTATTGACGCGTAAATTCGCCTTGTTTTCACTGAAAACCTCTGGCTAGAGAAAATAAATTTAAATATAACTATGATTTAGTATGTTAGTAAATCTCTTAACCAGAGGTCAGGTTAGGTATATAAATTTTGTTATTCATCAGTGATTTAGTTTTATAAACGATGAAGTTATTTTTATATAGGGTTTAATTCAATGGGTATTAAATACAAGGAAGGATATAGAAATGCAGATTGAAGCGATTAAAGGTGTGATTTTTGATTTAGATGGCACTTTAGTGTCATCAGAATTAGATTTTTCATTAATTAAAGCGCAAATAGGGTGCCCGTGTGAGCAAGACTTACTCGATTATATTGCCCAATTGCCTTCAGCATATATGCGCGAAGAGGCAATGAATATTGTACATCAGCATGAGTTACTCGACGCTCAACATGCCAAAATGCTACCCGGTGTGAGTGAGGCTGTAAATGCCCTTAAAGCTAAAAATATTCCAATGGCGATCGTCACGCGCAATTTTGACAAAGCGGCCGCTATTAAGTTACAAAATAATCCACTGCCAATAGAAATAGTGCTTACCCGAAGTGACGCGCCAGCAAAGCCCGATCCGAGTGCATTAAATAATATTGCTACCTTGTGGAATATAAGCCCAAGTAATTTATTGTATGTGGGCGATTTTTTATATGATATTCAGGCAGCGCATAATGCCAATATGCGTGCATGTTTATACGCCCCCGATGTTACTCCTAGTTATGCTAGTCAGGCCGATTACGTATTACATGATTTTACGCAGTTAGTTACTTTAATTGACAATTACGCACAAAAAGTTGTGTTATGTTAAATAGCGCTTTATTTATTTTTTTATGTAATTAGTGTGGCGTTATAAACGTTATATATTGACGTGGTGCTAGCCCAATACGTTTTGAATTGGTAAAATGTCGACAAGTTTAACGTATTCATTAGAGGTACATGATGGGCAGAGCATTTGAAGTTCGTAAAAGTTCGATGGCTAAAACGGCTAACGCAAAAACTAAAGTAAATTCAAAATACGGCAAAGAAATTTACGTTGCAGCTAAAAACGGCGAACCTGACCCAGATGTAAACCAAACTTTGCGCCGCTTAATCGAAAAGGCAAAAAAAGATCAAGTGCCTGCGCATGTTATCGAAAAAGCAATTGAAAAAGCTGCCGGTGGAGCAGGGGAGGATTACTCAACTGCACGTTACGAAGGTTATGGCCCTGGAAATTGTATGGTTATTGTTGACTGCTTAACCGATAACCCAAATCGTACTATTAAAGATGTACGTTTGCCTTTTACTAAAACAGATTCAAAAATTGGTACACCGGGTTGTGTAGCACATATGTTTGATCATTTTGCTGTACTTGGTTTTTCAGGCGATGATGACGAAGTTGTGTTAGAAGCACTAATGATGGCTGACGTTGATGTAACCGATGTTGAAGTTGAAGACGGTAAAGTATCGGTGTTTGCCCCACATACAGAATACTTTAAAGCTAAAACAGCCCTTGAAGAGGCGTTTGAAGGCATTAATTTTGAAGTAGACGAAATTACTTTTGTCCCGCAAGTGCATATTGAAATCACAGATGAAGAAGTAATTGCTAACTTTGATAAGTTCATCACTATGCTTGAGGATTGTGATGACGTACAAAATATTTATCACAACGCAATCATCAAAAACTAATTAAAACTGTATATTAAAGCGGTAATAATTTTAGAAAAAGCGTGTTTTGTGTAAGCAAAACGCGCTTTTTTGTGGTTAAAAACTAATAACGGCTACTAAGATGAATGTTAGCCATTCACCTTAGTTATTAATAATGACTGGTATTTTGGGCAAATAAATAAAAACCAGCACTTTGGCTGGTTTTTGTACGCTAACTAGGGTGTTTTATTACTTGAAGTTACGTATTAAGCGCCTTGCTGCGCTTTATATTTTAAGCGGTAGCTGTGCAATAAAGGCTCAGTGTAGCCACTTGGTTGCTTAGCTCCTTCTAACACTAAGGCTAGTGCAGCTTGGTAAGCAATATTATTAGCAAGTGATTGCTCACTTATTGTCATAGGCTTGTAAGCATTGTCGTGTTCATTTTGGCCATCTACCACTTTTGCCATTTTAGCCATGGTTGATCTAATTTGTTGCTCGCTACAAATACCATGATGCAACCAGTTAGCCATATGTTGGCTTGAAATACGCAGTGTTGCTCTGTCTTCCATAAGGCCAATATGGTTTATGTCGGGCACTTTAGAGCAGCCAATCCCTTGATCAATCCAGCGTACTACATAACCTAAAATACCTTGGGCGTTGTTTTCAAGCTCGGTTTTAATATCTTCTTTGCTGAGTAGCTCAGGCTCGTCCATTAATGGTGGGGTAAGTAGCTCATCTAAGCTGGCAATTGCACGCTTAGCAATGCTTTGTTGCTCGCAAAATACATCTACATCATGATAATGCATGGCATGCAGAGTTGCTGCTGTAGGGGAGGGCACCCACGCGGTATTAGCACCTGATTTAGGATGAGCTATTTTTTGCTCCATCATTAATGCCATTTTATCGGGCATAGCCCACATACCTTTACCTATTTGTGCTTTATGGCTTAAGCCACAAGCCAAACCAATGTCTACGTTGCGATCTTCGTAGGCGCTGATCCACGGCTCTAATTTAATAGCGGCTTTAGGCAGTACCACACCGGCGTGCATTGAGGTATGAATTTCATCACCTGTCCTATCTAAAAATCCGGTATTAATAAATACAACACGCTCTTTTGCTGCATGAATACAGGCTTTTAGGTTAGCTGAAGTACGACGCTCTTCATCCATAATGCCCATTTTAATGGTGTTTTTTTCTAAGCCAAGTGCTTCTTCAACCATGTTAAATAACGTGTTAGTTAACGCCACTTCTTCAGGACCATGCATTTTAGGTTTTACAATATTGATACTTTGCGCACTGGAGTTTTTAAGCGCACTGCTAGAATTTAAGTCATGCAGCGCTGCTGTTGCAGTAAACATGGCATCCATAATGCCTTCAAACACATCGTTACCACTTACATCGGTAATTGCAGGATTAGTCATTAGGTGGCCTACATTGCGCACAAACATCATGCTGCGGCCCTTTAAGCTTAAGGTTTCACCATTTAGCGCAGTATATTGACGGTCGCTTTGCAGGGTACGTTCGACTATGTTATCGCCTTTTTTAAACGATTCGACTAAGTTGCCTTGCATTAAACCTAACCAGTTTTTATAAACTTGTACTTTATCCTCTGCATCAACTGCAGCTATAGAGTCCTCGCAGTCCATAATAGTGGTAAGTGCAGCTTCAAGTACCACATCTTTTAAGCCTGCTTTATCTGCTTGGCCTATTGGGTGGTGGTGATCTATATGCAGTTCAAGGTGTAGGCCATTATTTTTGAGCAAAATAACGCTAGGGTTTTGTGCTTCACCTTGGTAACCCACTAATTGTTCAGGGTTTTTTAGTTTAGTTTGTGAGCTGTCGCGTAGAGTAATTGACAGCGCGCCATCAACAACAGAATAATTAGTACTCTCTATATGCGAGCCGTTTTCTAGTGGCAAGGCTTTATCTAAAAACTGCCTCGCGTATGCCATTACTTTAAAGCCACGAACTGAGTTATACGTACGGCCTTTTTCGGCACCATCTTCTTCGCTTAGTACATCAGTACCGTATAGGGCATCGTATAACGAACCCCAACGTGCGTTTGCAGCATTAAGTGCAAAGCGTGCATTGCTTACCGGCACTACCAGCTGCGGCCCAGCTGTTTGTGCTATTTCGGGCTCCACATTTTTTGTTTCAATACTAAAATTCTCAGGCTCGTTTACTAGGTAACCTATGTCGGTTAAAAATGCCTGATACTGGGCTTTATCCCAGCTTTTATTGGCCAGATGATACTCATCAATTTGCTGTTGTAGCTGCTCGCGTTTAGCAAGTAGAGCTCTATTTACTGGCGTTAATGTTTGTACAATATGCGCAAAGCGCTGCCAAAATTGCTGCTCATTTAAATGTGTACCAGGTAATAGCTGGTTTTTAACAAAGTCAGCTAGTTGGTTGTCTACGCTGAGTCCGGAGTGAGTGAGAGTATGGGGCATTTTAATAATCCTTAAACGGTCGCGATATTGTAAATTTTAGTGTGCGTAGTGTAACCATAACGTAAAAAAGGGGGGTTGAGTGCTTTTTACTCATTCATGATATGTATAGCCGCAATAACAACTATAAATTTACTAAATCTGAAAAATAAGCCTAATGTTTAATTAAGCGCTGCAGAGCAACTAAAGCAGTCACTCTCATAACACTATAATTTACCCCGTTCAAAGGATTTTAATTATGACTACATATAAAAGCGAAACAGATACATTAGCAACACTTTGTAAAAAACAAGGTAGTGCATGGAAAACCATTAACCCTGAATATGCAACACGTATGCGTTTACAAAATCGCTTTCGTACTGGGGTAGAAATTGCACAGTTTACTGCTGACATTATGCGTGAAGACATGGCCGCATACGACGCAGATACAAGCCAGTACACTCAGTCTTTAGGTTGTTGGCATGGATTTACTGCGCAACAAATGATGATGGCTATTAAGCGCCATCAAAAAACAACTAAGCGTAGTTATGTATACTTAAGTGGCTGGATGGTTGCAGCACTTCGTTCAGAATTTGGTCCGCTTCCGGATCAAAGCATGCACGAAAAAACCTCAGTTCCGGCACTAATTGAAGAAATTTACACCTTTTTAAAGCAAGCCGATGCACGTGAGCTAGACCATTTATTTAATGACCTAGATGCAGCTAAAGCAAATGGTGGCGACGTACAAGCGGTACTCGATAAAATTGATAACTTTGAAACGCACGTAGTGCCAATTATTGCAGATATCGATGCCGGTTTTGGTAACGAAGAAGCGACTTACCTACTCGCTAAAAAAATGATTGAAGCAGGTGCTTGTGCGATTCAAATCGAAAACCAAGTGTCTGACGCTAAGCAGTGTGGCCATCAAGCAGGTAAAGTAACTGTACCGCACGAAGACTTTTTAGCTAAAATTAACGCAGTACGTTACGCATTTTTAGAACTGGGTATTGATAACGGTATTATTGTTGCGCGTACCGATTCACTAGGTGCGAGCCTAACGCAAAAAGTACCAGTTTCACAAACTCCAGGTGACTTAGCTAGCCAATACAATGCATTTTTAGAAACTACGCCAATTAACGGTGTTGAAGATTTAAATGAAGGCGACACTGCAATGAAGCTTAATGGCCAACTTTGCAAACCAACGCGCCTTGATAATGGTTTATTTCAGTTCCGCGAAGGCACAGAAAAAGACCGCGTAGTACTAGATTGTGTAACTAGCCTACAGTCGGGTGCAGACTTACTGTGGATTGAAACCGAAAAACCACATGTTAAGCAAATTGCTGAACTGGTTAATCGTGTTAAAGAGCAAGTGCCAAATGCTAAGCTTGTTTATAACAACTCACCGTCGTTTAACTGGACACTTAAGTTTCGTGAGCAAGTGTATCAAGAATGGCAAGAAGCAGGTCGTGACCTTAGCGCTTACCCAAGCTTGGGTGACAATAAAGGCCTTATGGCACCAGAAATGGATGCTACCGAGCTTGCAGTAGCAGCCGATTTACTAGTACAAAACTTCCAACGAGATGGTGCACGTGAAGCCGGTATTTTCCATCACCTAATCACATTGCCAACGTACCATACAGCAGCATTAAGTACGGATATTTTGTCAGAAGGTTACTTTGGTGACTTAGGTATGCTGGCTTATGTACGTGATGTACAGCGTCAAGAGATTCGTCGCGAACAAGCGTCTGTTAAGCACCAAGACCTTGCAGGCTCTAATATTGGCGATACACACAAAGAGTACTTCTCTGGTGATAACGCGCTTAAAGCCGGTGGTGAAGATAACACCATGAACCAATTCTAATTCAACTAGATAGTGTTACGTAAAGGGCCGAAAGGCCCTTTTTTTATGCGTATAATTAAGTAGCCTGTATGTGGATAATAAATCTATCTTTAGTAGTTAGTTTCGATGTTAACTGCGTTAAGTTTGCTAGCTATAGCTCAGCTATTGACGCGTAAAGCTGCTTTTTTTCCTCCCCACTCCTCAAAAAATCTCTGACTAAAGAAAATAAAATTTTCATTACAGTTTAATACTTTAGTAAATATCTTAACCAGTTCAGTTAAGTTGCTACCCGCAACAGATCAGTATTTAACTAGCTGGCAATAATTACGGATCAGAGTTTAACCAAGCTTAGTGTAAAGCCCATAATTCAACCTTTTTAGCACTTTTATGGCTTTATAAACTGTAAATAAAGGCCATAAGTGACTGATTTTAGCTTTTTGAGTGAACACTCACCTTATAATAAACCGATTTTTTACTAACTTAAGCCATCCACAAAACACTTTTTTACTAACTGAGGGCCTATAAACACTAGCTCAAACCGATTTTTTACCAACTCAGTGGGTATTTAATTGTATAAACCGAAATTTTACCAACTCAAATAATAGTTAAGTCCGATACTTAAGCTAGGCATTAAGATAGCTTAAGTATTAGTAAGCATTTAGATGGCTTTATTTCTATATTGCTGATATTAGCGTGTAGGTGCATATAGTTAAATTGGACTATATCCCTAAAGGGGGAGTGTGTACTTTTGGGCTATAATTAACCTGAGCTCCGGATAATAAACTTATCTCAAGCAGCTATTTTCAGCGCTAACTGCGTGGAATTTTCTTGCAATAGGCCAGCTATTGACGCGTAAATTCGCCTTGTTTTCACTGAAAATCTCTGGCTAGAGAAAATAAAATTAAATATAAATATGATTCAATACGTTAGTAAATCTCTTAACCAGAGGTCAGGTTAATTAACTTGCCGCGGCGTTTGTGGTTTGCCTTTGCGTTACTATTAAAAATACCTAACCTGAGTTTAGGTTACTTACTGTAAACCCCCTTTACACTTATTGGTAATGTAAAAAAGCCACTTTAAAAAGTGGCTTTAATAGTTACATACCAAGCGGTATGTTTATATTATTTAGGCTGTTTAGTGTGTTTATCAAACCACCATTGAATATAGGCAACTTTAGCCATTAAGTTAGATGGACGAGCAGTAATACCATGTGATGCATCGGGAATACGTACCATAGCGGTTTCGACACCTTGTAGCTTTAATGCTTGATAAAACTGTTCGGTTTCTGAAATCGGCGTACGGTAATCAGATTCACCGGTTAGTAGCATAGTGGGTGTTTTTACATTGCCGACATAACTAATTGGCGAGCGTTTCATATAATGTTCTATATGATCCCATGGCTTACCCGGAAACCAATAGTCAGCAAAAAACGGGTAAAAGTCGGCAGTTAGTACAAAACTGATCCAGTTAATCACAGGTTTAGCAACCACGGCTGCGGCAAAGCGGTCGGTATGGCCAACTATCCACGCGGTAAGTACGCCGCCGCCAGAGCCACCGGTAACAAACAATTTAGACTCATCAATAAAACCTTTGGCAATTAAAGCATCTACCCCAGTCATTAAGTCGTCATAATCGTTACTTGGGTAATTATGATGAATAGTTTGTGCAAACTCTTTGCCGTAAGAGTCACTCCCGCGAGGGTTCATATACAATACAACGTTACCCTTAGCTGCGTATAGCTGTACCTCGGCGCTAAAGTGCGGACCGTAATTGGCCACCGGACCACCATGAATTTCAAGAATTAATGGGTACTTTTTACTACTGTCAAAACCAGGTGGGTAGGCTACCCAAGCTTGAATGGGCAGTTGGTCGTGGCTCGACTTAAGCCATAGCTCTTCTACCTTGGCTAGTTGTTTATGCCCCAGCGAATTGTCATTTAAACTTGTTAAGCGCTGCGCTTTACCACGTTTAATTGCCGCTACATCGGCAGGGCGCTGCGGGTCGGCTAGGGTAAACACAATTTCGTCATCTTCGCTCACATCAAAGTCGCCACCAGAATAAGGACGACCAAACGAAACGCTGCCAATTTTTTCGGTAATAACTTTACGTGAACCGCTACGAGGTTGGTACGCTAACGTGGTTTGCCCTTGATCAGCGTAACTAAAGTAAATACCTTTAGAGTTACCGCTCCACTTTATTTTAGCTACGCTGCGGTCTAAGTCGGCAGTTAAATTAGTTGTTTTACCCGAACGTAAGTCGCGAATATACAATTGGGTGTTTTCGTAATTAGTTTGCTTGTCATCGTAACCGGTATACGCAAGGTAACGGCCATTAGGCGATACTTGAGGTTGGCGATCGGGGCCGTTTCTATCGGTTACAGCGGTTATTTCAAGCGTAATTAAATTAAGTTTATATACTTCGCTGTTAGTTGGCTTTAACAAGTAATTATTATGCCTATTAGCCGAAAAATATAACGCTTTTTTATCTTTACTAAAGCTAACTTCGCCGCCGTTATTAAACTCATCAAAGGTGAGCTGTTTAGCATTGCCGCCATTTGCGTCAATAATAAATAATTGCTCAAAGCCCTTTTTAGCGTAACCAGCACCATCAGCACGATAATACACATCGTCAATATATTTAGCTGGCTCTGCCCAAGTCGCGCCTACAGGTTTACCAGGTAAGCTAACGGGTGAGCTTGATGAGGTGGCAACAAACATACTAAATGCGAGTTGCTTAGCATCTGGGCTCCAGCTTAGCGCTTTTGGCGTACTTGTAAGGTTACTTATTTTGCTAACCGCGCCAGTTTTAAGCCATTTCATGTAAATTTGGTTGCTACCGTCGCGGTTTGAAATAAATGCTAAACGAGAGCCATCTGGCGACAACTTTGGCGAGTGATCCATATGTACGCCAGAAGTAAGCGGTTGAATTTGTCGTGTTTTATAATCTACTGTCCAAATATTACCTATTTTACGGTCGGTTTTTATATCCATTCTGTTACGTACAAAATAAACTGTTTTCCCGTCTTTGGTAATATCTAGCTGGTTAGCGTATTCAAGCGTAAATACATCTTCTAACTGTAGGGTGCTGCTATTGGCAAAGGCAAGATTACCCGTGCTTATTAATAGACTAAGCGCAAAAAATGTTTTCATTTCAAATCCCTGTGGTTGTTAATAATAATAGTTATATGTTAGAGAGTTTAAAAATAATAGCTAGGGCGATGAAGTAATTGCGTGGGTAGACTGAATCTGTAAAACGGTTCAGCTGTAAAGGGGGTTTACAACTGAACATATTAAATAATGATTTAACGTTTACACAATAACTTTATTTGTTGAATGAGTGCAATACCGGCAGGGTTATCGCCGTGAACGCATAAACTATCGGCATCTAAAATTAATTTTTTACCTGAGCGCGTAGTTACGCTGCCATCAGCTAACAGTTGCTTTACTTGCTCAATTAAAGCTTGCTCGTTATGCACACTGCCTGCTAACTGCCTTGACACTAAAAGCCCTTCGTCGGTGTATTGTCTGTCGGCAAAGGCTTCTAATATTAATTTTAACCCTAAAGTGTCGGCTATTTTTTGATGCTTTTTAGCATCAGCAGTAGCTAAAATCATTAATTTTAATGGGCTAGGGTAGTGTGCTACAGCGCTCATTACGCTAGTTAAAAGCTGCTCGTTAAGCATCATGTCGTTATAAAGTGCGCCATGGGGCTTAACATAACTAAGGCTTAAGCCTTGTACTTTGGCCATACCTTCTAGCGCAGCAATTTGATAGTGCAGGCAATTTGTAAGCTCGCTTGCACTTAGCGCCATAGATCGTCTGCCAAAACCTTGTTGATCTGGGTAACTAGGATGAGCGCCAATTTGTACCTTATGCTGTTTTGCCAGCTTGAGCGTATTTGCCATTACATCGGCATCACCCGCATGAAAACCACAAGCAATATTAGCCATATTAATGTGCGGCATAGCTTCTTCATCTAAGCCCATTTTCCAAGCACCAAAGCTTTCACCTAAATCGCAATTTAATAGCATTTAAGGTCTCCTTACTTTTTTATTGTTACAGGCAAAGTGCCATTAGCTGGCAATTTGCCTAACAGTACGTGTGCTAAAGCGGTAAATGCGGGGCCTGTTACAATATCGTTTTTATCGTGATCAATATTATAGGCATACGATGCAAGTACAGCATGGGCATAATCGCTAAACTCAGCAATGTCGTAAGGCGCTCTTAGGCTAATAAATACCGTGTTTTTATTTTGTTTTTTTGCCACTATTAATAACGACTCAAGTGCTTTTGGTTGCTGTGCGTTGCTAAGTGCAAATTGAGGATCGTTTTTTAAATCATCCATACCGCCAATTTCTACCGCACTTTGATTTGGCGTTGCGTTGCCCGCTATAACAACATCGGCTTTATTAATGTCTGCATGTGCTTGTTGCGGATCGAAGCCTTGCAAGCTGCTACAAGTATAGTTAAGCGTATGTTTACTAATGCTTTGCAGGGCTTGTTGTAGTGCCATGCATTTGCGAGTGTCGGGCATTATAATATGAACATGTTGCCCGGCTTTAAGTGTAAGTGGCAGTGTATTATGAGTGTTTTTAACTTGTGTAATAGCCTCTACCGCTAGTTGTGCTTCAATATCGCGATGCGCTTTACTCCCAATAACGTGCTTGGCGTTAACTAGCGCATTAATGGCATTAAAATTGGTGTTAAGTTTAAACTTACTTTTAAGCGCTGTAATACGCTGCGCCGACTCAGTTATTTCTTGCTGATTAAGTTGCTTAGACTTAACTGCAGCGACTAAATCTTTAATGAGCTGATCAAGTTTGGTTAAGTCATCTATGCTGCGAATTTCTATTGGCATTAAGGCAATATCGACCCCTGCAGCAAAGGTATTTATAACCGCTTGAGTAGGATTGAAAAAGTGACTAATACCTGCCATATCAAGTGCATCGGTTACTACTACGCCATTATAATTAAGCTCATGGCGTAAAATATCAGTAATTATTTTACGCGACATAGTTGCGGGTTTAATCATGCTTTTACCATCAACACTGGTAAAGGTACTGCTATCAAGCGCAGGGTACTGAATATGTGCGGTCATGATCATGCCAGGGCTTTGCGTGGCAATAATCTGTTTAAAAGGGGCTAGGTCTTGTTGGTAAATAACCTCTTTTGCATGGTTTACCCTAGGTAAGCCCGTATGGCTGTCTACGTTAGTGTCGCCGTGGCCCGGAAAATGTTTAAGCGAACTAATAATGCCGTTATTTTCAAACCCAGCAACTTGAGCGGCACCTAAAGTTGCCACGTGCTTAGGGTCCTCGCCAAACGAGCGCACATTAATAACGGGGTTATCTGGGTTCATATTTACGTCGATTGAAGGCGCATAATTAACGTTAATACCCAAAGCACTTAGCTCGGTGGCCATTACTTTAGCGGTTTGCGCGGCAAAATAACTGTCGTGCTTTTCAAAAGTAGCACCAATCGACATATTACCGGTAAACGAGGTTGCTACATCGCGCGGTAGGCGTGCAACACGGCCGCCTTCTTGATCAACCGAAATAAACAAAGGTAATGCAGAGCTTGATTTACTTGCAGCCTGTTGTAATTGTTGGTTAAGGGTAATTATTTGTTCAATAGATTGGGTGTTTTCAGAAAATAAAATCACCCCGCCAATATTGTATTTACTAATGGCGTTTGCTAGTTCATCGGGTAATTGAGTCATTGGCGTTCGACACTGTTTACTTGCACCTTGGTGACAAAAATAGCGAAAGTCTAGTAATAGCTTTTGGCCAAGTTGTTGTTCAAGCGTAAGCGCAGGTTGAGCTATAGAAGATTGTAATGGCATTAAACACCCGATTAAAAAAGCAATAGACGATACAGCATACTTATTTAGCAAAACACACTCCAAAGCTAAATAAAATAGATAAGTGCATGCAGCTTATCTATTTTTTAGTGCAACTGCAAAGCCGATACGCAATAGCGGTGCGTTTAAGTCTTATTGATTTTTAAAGCTGAATAAACGCTGATATTAGGGCGTTATTTTTAAGTAATTTAGTAACACATTTGAATGTGTGGCATAACCTCGGTGGTGTTATTTTCAAGCCTGGCGCTAATGTTATATACCCGCTTAAGCAGCGCAGGGGTAAGCACTTCTTTTGGTGTACCGCATGCGGCTACTTCGCCATTATTAAGCATGTAAATTCGATCTGCAAAACTGGCAGCAAGCGATAGGTCGTGGATCACGGCAACCACTCCTGCGCCTTGGCTGGCAATACTTTTAGCTTGAGCCATTACATCGTATTGATGAAAAATATCTAAGCTAGAGGTGGGCTCGTCAATTAGTAAGTAAGGTGTTTTATTGGCAACTAGGCTAGGCTGAATTTGGCATAATACCCGCGCAAGTTGTACGCGTTGCTTTTCTCCGCCAGAGAGTTGTGTAAAGGTATGGGCTTTTAAGTGCGTTACACTAAGTGCTTGCATTACTTGCTCTGAAAAATGTATAAGCTGCTGTTTACTATAGTCTGCTTGATGGGCAAAGTGCGCCATATCAACCACTTCAGCTACGCTAAATGGAAAGTCGAGTTCGTAATTTTGCGTAAGCACAGCGCGTAATGTAGCCAAGCTTGCTATTGAGTAGTCGCTAAGTAGGCGATCATTAAGTGTGATATCACCATTATTAATTTTTATATCGCCGCATAAGGCTTTTAGTAACGACGATTTACCTGCTCCATTAGGGCCTATAATTACCACTAACTCGTTAGGTTTTACATAAAAGTTAATATGCTTGAGTAGTTTTTTTTGCCCAATTTGGGCCGACACATTATTAGCGCACAGCATTTATAAGCTCCGTTGCTGATAAGTTTTTAACAACATAATTAAAAAGAAAGGGCCACCAATAGCACTGGTTATTAAGCCAATAGGTAACTCTGCAGGGAGCATCACAGTACGTGCAAATAAATCAGCAAAGCTTAATAACAGCGCCCCGCCTAAAATACTTGCTGGCATTAAGTAACGATGATCGGGCCCTAAAACAAGCCTTACAATATGCGGCGCAATAAAACCAACAAAGCCAATAATACCGGTAATGGAGACGGCAGCACCGGTGCACAATGCCGTACAAATAAATACCTGTTTTTTAAGCCGCGTTACATTAATGCCTAAATGTTTAGCTTGCGCTTCGCCTAGTAAATATAAATTAAGAGGTTTTGCTAGGCGTAGTAATAAAACCACACTCAAAACAATAATACATAAAGAGGGCAGCATCATGGCAAAGTGATTACCGGCTAACGAACCCATACTCCAAAATGTTAAATCGCGCAGTTGTTGCTCGTTACTAATTAATGTAAGCCCACCAATGAGCGATCCCACAATGGCGTTAACAGCAATACCTGCTAGTAATAAGCTTATAATTGTAAACTGACCACTGTGAGCGCTTAATCTATAAATAAATACACACACACTAATACAGCCAATAAATGCGCCAACCGGTACTGCATAAACACCCAAGGTGCTGCTAAAGTTAGCAAATAAACTACTGCCTAATACTATAGTGG
This genomic stretch from Pseudoalteromonas translucida KMM 520 harbors:
- a CDS encoding HAD family hydrolase; translated protein: MEMQIEAIKGVIFDLDGTLVSSELDFSLIKAQIGCPCEQDLLDYIAQLPSAYMREEAMNIVHQHELLDAQHAKMLPGVSEAVNALKAKNIPMAIVTRNFDKAAAIKLQNNPLPIEIVLTRSDAPAKPDPSALNNIATLWNISPSNLLYVGDFLYDIQAAHNANMRACLYAPDVTPSYASQADYVLHDFTQLVTLIDNYAQKVVLC
- a CDS encoding YebC/PmpR family DNA-binding transcriptional regulator — protein: MGRAFEVRKSSMAKTANAKTKVNSKYGKEIYVAAKNGEPDPDVNQTLRRLIEKAKKDQVPAHVIEKAIEKAAGGAGEDYSTARYEGYGPGNCMVIVDCLTDNPNRTIKDVRLPFTKTDSKIGTPGCVAHMFDHFAVLGFSGDDDEVVLEALMMADVDVTDVEVEDGKVSVFAPHTEYFKAKTALEEAFEGINFEVDEITFVPQVHIEITDEEVIANFDKFITMLEDCDDVQNIYHNAIIKN
- a CDS encoding malate synthase G; the encoded protein is MPHTLTHSGLSVDNQLADFVKNQLLPGTHLNEQQFWQRFAHIVQTLTPVNRALLAKREQLQQQIDEYHLANKSWDKAQYQAFLTDIGYLVNEPENFSIETKNVEPEIAQTAGPQLVVPVSNARFALNAANARWGSLYDALYGTDVLSEEDGAEKGRTYNSVRGFKVMAYARQFLDKALPLENGSHIESTNYSVVDGALSITLRDSSQTKLKNPEQLVGYQGEAQNPSVILLKNNGLHLELHIDHHHPIGQADKAGLKDVVLEAALTTIMDCEDSIAAVDAEDKVQVYKNWLGLMQGNLVESFKKGDNIVERTLQSDRQYTALNGETLSLKGRSMMFVRNVGHLMTNPAITDVSGNDVFEGIMDAMFTATAALHDLNSSSALKNSSAQSINIVKPKMHGPEEVALTNTLFNMVEEALGLEKNTIKMGIMDEERRTSANLKACIHAAKERVVFINTGFLDRTGDEIHTSMHAGVVLPKAAIKLEPWISAYEDRNVDIGLACGLSHKAQIGKGMWAMPDKMALMMEQKIAHPKSGANTAWVPSPTAATLHAMHYHDVDVFCEQQSIAKRAIASLDELLTPPLMDEPELLSKEDIKTELENNAQGILGYVVRWIDQGIGCSKVPDINHIGLMEDRATLRISSQHMANWLHHGICSEQQIRSTMAKMAKVVDGQNEHDNAYKPMTISEQSLANNIAYQAALALVLEGAKQPSGYTEPLLHSYRLKYKAQQGA
- a CDS encoding isocitrate lyase; the encoded protein is MTTYKSETDTLATLCKKQGSAWKTINPEYATRMRLQNRFRTGVEIAQFTADIMREDMAAYDADTSQYTQSLGCWHGFTAQQMMMAIKRHQKTTKRSYVYLSGWMVAALRSEFGPLPDQSMHEKTSVPALIEEIYTFLKQADARELDHLFNDLDAAKANGGDVQAVLDKIDNFETHVVPIIADIDAGFGNEEATYLLAKKMIEAGACAIQIENQVSDAKQCGHQAGKVTVPHEDFLAKINAVRYAFLELGIDNGIIVARTDSLGASLTQKVPVSQTPGDLASQYNAFLETTPINGVEDLNEGDTAMKLNGQLCKPTRLDNGLFQFREGTEKDRVVLDCVTSLQSGADLLWIETEKPHVKQIAELVNRVKEQVPNAKLVYNNSPSFNWTLKFREQVYQEWQEAGRDLSAYPSLGDNKGLMAPEMDATELAVAADLLVQNFQRDGAREAGIFHHLITLPTYHTAALSTDILSEGYFGDLGMLAYVRDVQRQEIRREQASVKHQDLAGSNIGDTHKEYFSGDNALKAGGEDNTMNQF